The region GAATGATAACGACTTGAATGAAATAATATAATAACTGTGCCTAATAACTAAGCATATGGCGTGCCGATAGGCCAAAACCAAACACCTTATCACCAAACCCATCACTAAGAATAAGCAGAAAACAACCCTTTGAGTGTAACTACAAACTATCCATAATCTTACAAATTCCTTCTGCTTTCAGCATTCTATACTTTTATGTATTTTTAAACTCAGCGGAAAAATCAAATTGATTTTACTATTTTTACAAATATCTACAAAGATTGGAAAAAAAATTGTGCCAATTATAACTATATGCGATTTAACAGCAATAAGAATCTATGATTGTTAAGCAACAATCAAATAAAAAATTATGCTAGGTATAGTTCTTTATAATTAGAAATATAGTTATTCAGTCTTTCAAATTGACTTTTTGATCCTTTAAATTTGAACGTCTCTTTAAATTTAGAGAAACCGTAATTATCTAAAAAAGAACCAATAGACGTGTTTAAAAAAGATGAAGACATTGCCAAATTGGAATCTACATCTAAAAGTATCTGTTCATTTTTTAAATAGGCATCTCGAAGTAAATCAAAAAGAATAAGACCTTCTTCATTAGAACTTGAATTTCTAACGATATTTTTTAACACAATTGTTTTCATAAGAAAAGTTATTTTAGTTAAACGTATAAATTCTATGCAAATGTATATATAAATATATAATTATTTTCTTAAAACTCATATATATCTTCCGTATCATCTTTTTCTTCAAAAGTATTTAAGTCAACTTCTACTTTAATTAAGGTACCTGGAAAATTAAAATTAAAATCGCCAGCTCTATACATTTCACCTGACCTTTTTTCTACTATACCAGTATTTGAAAGGATTTGCAACTTACCATTAGAGGATTCCGTTAATTCAAGAATATTATTCAATCCAAACCCCCTATTTCTAGGAGTTGATTTTATCGAATATCCTCGTTCTAAAGATTTAATAATTGCTTTCCAATCCTCAATAGGTTTCTCCTGTTTCTTTACTAAATCATTATTAATTGAACAAGCTATCCCAACACCAAAGTCACAAACTGAGAATATAATTTTATTATTCTTAGGATAATATTGAGTAATAATATAACCGGAAACAGGTGACTTTGAGTGGTCAAAAATATTATTAAATACTTCATCAATATTAGAGGCTAACGGAATCAAATCTTTATTATCCGTAAATCTTTCAAAATATTCTTTTGCATAATTAGTATAAGTATAAATCATTTGCTGAGATATTTTCCATAAACAAAGAGTAGTATGATTCTTAGAAAGAGTAAAATTCTCTCTATTAAATCCTTCTTTCCAGTATTCTTTAAACTTTATATTAAATAAATGATTATTCAGACTAGTTGACCCACCCTCGAAAGCTACTTGACTTCCTTGAGCATAAAAACTCTCAATTAAACACGCTAGCACCACGAAATCATCTGTCTCTAAAAACCTTATATTGTTAAAGTCAACAGTTAAAAGGTTTACATCTTCTATTTCGGACATACTTTTAATAATAAACTGATTCCAAATATTTACCTGCTTACTATTTGGAACTATTAAACGATACGTATTCATATTAGAATCTTTTTTTGCTAAAATACAAAAATGCCAGTGCCCAAAACCAAATAAAAAAAATTGCTAAATTTAGTACTTAATCAAAGTTAGTTGCATTTTATTACCAAACTCATCGCTAAGAATAAGCAGAAAAACAACCGTCCAGGTATAATTCACAATCTTACAAATTCCTTCTGCTTTGGGTATTCTATACTTTTCGGGATTTTTAAACTCAGCGGAAAAATCAAATTGATTTTACTATTTTTACAAAGATTTACAAAGATTGAAAAAGAAAAAATAAGAACAATTATAACTATATGCGATATGACAGCAATGAGGATATATAATTGTTAGCAACTATTAATCACTCAAAATCTGAAATAAATATAATATTA is a window of Polaribacter litorisediminis DNA encoding:
- a CDS encoding STAS-like domain-containing protein, with protein sequence MKTIVLKNIVRNSSSNEEGLILFDLLRDAYLKNEQILLDVDSNLAMSSSFLNTSIGSFLDNYGFSKFKETFKFKGSKSQFERLNNYISNYKELYLA
- a CDS encoding ATP-binding protein, which codes for MSEIEDVNLLTVDFNNIRFLETDDFVVLACLIESFYAQGSQVAFEGGSTSLNNHLFNIKFKEYWKEGFNRENFTLSKNHTTLCLWKISQQMIYTYTNYAKEYFERFTDNKDLIPLASNIDEVFNNIFDHSKSPVSGYIITQYYPKNNKIIFSVCDFGVGIACSINNDLVKKQEKPIEDWKAIIKSLERGYSIKSTPRNRGFGLNNILELTESSNGKLQILSNTGIVEKRSGEMYRAGDFNFNFPGTLIKVEVDLNTFEEKDDTEDIYEF